From Marmota flaviventris isolate mMarFla1 chromosome X, mMarFla1.hap1, whole genome shotgun sequence, the proteins below share one genomic window:
- the Gpr119 gene encoding glucose-dependent insulinotropic receptor: protein MESSFSFGVILAILAFLIIATNALVAVAVLLSIHKNDGVGLCFTLNLAVADTLIGVAISGLVADQLSSSAQTTQKTLCSLRMAFVTSSAAASVLTVMLIAFDRYLAIKKPLRYFQIMSGLVAGACIAGLWLLSYLVGFLPLGVSIFQQTTYQGPCTFFAVFHPRFVLTLSCAGFFPAMLLFVFFYCDMLKIASMHRQQIQKMEHAGALAGAYRPPRYASDFKAVRTVSVLIGSFTLSWSPFLVTSIVQVACQECYLYKVLEQYLWLLGVGNSLLNPLIYAYWQKEVRLQLYHMALGVKKGLTSLLCLLTTRNGGSERPRENSCHIITVSNSELDG from the coding sequence ATGGAGTCATCTTTCTCATTTGGAGTGATCCTTGCTATTCTGGCCTTCCTTATCATTGCTACTAATGCACTAGTAGCTGTGGCTGTGCTGCTGTCAATCCACAAGAATGATGGTGTTGGTCTATGCTTCACCTTGAATCTAGCTGTGGCTGACACTTTGATCGGCGTGGCTATCTCTGGCCTAGTTGCAGACCAGCTCTCCAGCTCTGCTCAGACCACACAGAAGACCCTGTGCAGCCTTCGGATGGCATTTGTCACTTCTTCTGCAGCTGCCTCTGTTCTCACAGTCATGTTGATTGCCTTTGACAGGTACCTTGCCATTAAAAAGCCCCTCCGCTACTTTCAGATCATGAGTGGGCTTGTGGCTGGTGCCTGCATTGCTGGGCTATGGTTATTGTCTTACCTTGTTGGCTTCCTCCCACTCGGAGTCTCCATATTCCAGCAAACCACCTACCAAGGGCCCTGCACCTTCTTTGCTGTGTTTCATCCAAGGTTTGTGCTGACCCTCTCCTGTGCTGGCTTCTTCCCAGCCATGCTCCTCTTTGTCTTCTTCTACTGCGACATGCTCAAGATTGCCTCCATGCATAGACAGCAGATTCAAAAGATGGAGCATGCAGGAGCTTTGGCGGGAGCTTACCGGCCCCCGCGGTATGCAAGTGACTTCAAGGCTGTCCGCACTGTGTCTGTTCTCATCGGGAGCTTCACTCTGTCCTGGTCCCCCTTTCTTGTCACTAGCATTGTGCAGGTGGCCTGCCAGGAGTGCTACCTCTACAAAGTGCTGGAACAGTACCTGTGGCTGCTTGGTGTAGGCAACTCCCTGCTCAACCCACTCATCTATGCCTATTGGCAGAAGGAGGTGCGGCTGCAGCTCTACCACATGGCCCTGGGAGTGAAGAAGGGGCTCACCTCACTCCTCTGCCTTCTCACAACCAGGAATGGTGGTTCAGAGAGGCCCAGGGAAAATTCCTGTCACATCATCACTGTCTCCAACTCAGAGCTTGATGGCTAA